The Aureimonas populi genome includes the window AGGCGTATACGCGCACGCTTCTGGAGGCCGTGCCGCAGATGCATGTAGCAGTGCCGTCGGGGATGCCGGCATGATCCTGTGGATCGTCCTGCGCAAACTGGGCATCGCCGCGATCCAGCTCTTCGTGATCGCGACCTTCGTCTTCTCCATCATGTATGTCATGCCCGGCGATCCGGTGATCCTGCTGCTCGGTGCCGAGAGCAACCCGACGCCCGAGGCGGTGGCCGCCATGCGGGCGAGGCTGGGGCTCGATCAGCCGGTTCTGACGCAATATGCAAGCTGGCTGGGCGGCGTGCTGCAGGGCGATTTCGGCCGCTCGGTGCGCGACGGATACCCGGTGATCGACACGATCCGCGCCAACCTGCCCCGGACGCTGGAGCTGGCCGTGGCCGCCGTGATCGTCGCCACGCTGATCGGCGTGCCGCTGGGCATCGCCGCGGCGCTGAACCGCGGCAAGCGGCTGGATGTCGTGCTGACCTCCGTCTCGACGGTGGGGATCTCGGTCCCGGTCTACATCCTCGGCGCGATGCTGATCCTGCTCTTCGCGCTCCAGCTCGACTGGCTGCCCTCCTCGGGCTACATGCGGATCGACCGCAACCCGGCCGAGCATTTCCGCCGGCTGATCCTGCCCGCGCTGACGCTGGGCTTCGGCCTTTCGGCCTCGATCACGCGGATGACGCGCTCCTCCGTCCTCGACATCCTCGACCGCGACTTCGTGCGCACGCTGCGCGCCAAGGGCACGCCAGAGCGGCGGATCATCTGGCGCCATGTGCTGCGCAACGCGGCGATCCCCATCGTCACCATCATCGGCCTGCAACTGGGCAACTTGATGGGCGGGACCGTGCTGGTGGAGGCGATGTTCAACTGGCCGGGCCTTTCCACCGTGCTGGTCGAGGCGGTGCAGAGCCGCAACTACCCGCTGGTGCAGGGCGCGATCCTGACCATCGCGGGCGTCTATATCCTGATCAACCTGGCCGTCGAGCTGATCTATACGCTGCTCGACCCGCGCGTGCGGCGGAGGCGCTGAGATGATCCGACATTTCCGCTCACGTCCCGCGGTGATCGCGAGCCTTGCGATCCTCGCCTGTATTCTCCTCGCCGCCGCCTTCGGGCCGATGATCGCGCCGCACGACCCGCTGCTGATCAACGCGCAGGCGATCAACCAGGGCTCGTCGGCCGCCTATCTTCTGGGCACCGACGAATTCGGCCGGGACATCCTGTCGCGGCTGCTCTACGGAATCCGGCCGACCATCGTGGTGGCAACCGGCGCCACCGTGCTGGCCGCCATCCTCGGCACGGCGCTGGGGATCATCGGCGGCTACTCCACCGGATGGCTCGGCACGCTGGTAATGCGCGGCGTGGACATTCTTCTGTGCTTCCCGCCGATCCTCTTCGCGCTCTTGGCCGTCGGTTTCTGGCAGAGCGGCATCCTCAGCCTGACGGTGGTGATCGGCGTGGTCTACGCGCCGCAATTCGCCCGGATCGCGCAGTCGGTGACGCTGCAGGTCGCGCGGCAGGACTATATCCAGGCCGAGCAACTGATGGGCGCCCGCGTCCCGCGCATCGTCTTCACCGGCATTCTGCCGAACATCCTGTCCGTGCTGATGGTGCAGGCGACACTGACCATGGCCGAGGCGATCCTGCTGGAATCGGGGCTCTCCTTCCTCGGGCTCGGGATCGTGCCGCCGACGCCCTCCTGGGGGCAGATGATCGGCACCGCGCAATCCTATCTCTCGCAGAACCCGATGTATCTGGTCTGGCCCGCGATCTTCCTCGCCATCACCGTGCTCGCGATCAACATCATCGGCGACAGCCTGCGCGACCATTTCGACCCGCGCCTGCGGCGTGACTGACCCATGCGCCGCGCCATGACGAATGACAACGACAGGGGATGAAAAGATGAGACAGATCATACTCGCCGCAACGACGGTGCTGATGGGCATGGCCGGCCCCGCGCTGGCCGACGGGGGCACGCTCTATTTCGGGCTGTCGGCCGAGCCGCCGACGATGGACGCGCATATCCAGGCCGGCACCGCCTTCCGCACGGTGAAGCTCGCCATCCACCGGGGGCTGTTGAACTACGGCACCGACGGGGAGCTCTCGCAGGAACTGGCCGAAAGCTACGAGGTGGCGCCCGATGCGCAGACCCTGACCTTCCACTTGCGCGAGGCCTTCTTCCACGACGGCAGCCCGGTGACATCGGCCGACGTCAAGGCCACCTTCGACCGGATCATGGCGCCCGGCAGTGCCGCCTCGCTGCGCAGCCAGTTCGAGATCGTCGACAGCATCGAGACGCCGGACGATCGCACCGTGGTGATCACGCTCAACCGGCCCTCGGTCTCCTTCCTCCACTATCTGGCGCTGCCCGAGGCGGTGATCCTGCCCGCTGCCTGGCTGGAGGAGAACCTCGACAACATCGCCAGCGCCGCGCCGGTCGGCGCCGGGCCCTTCCGCTTCGTTGAATGGGCGCGGGGGGAGGAGCTGGTGATCGAGCGGTTCGACGACTACTACAAGGAGGGCAAGCCCTATCTGGACGAAGTCGTCTACCAGTTCTACACCGACGAGAACACGCGGATGAACGCGATCCGCACGGGGGACGTGGACATCGTCGAATATGTCCCCGCGCGCGACATGGCGAGCGTCGAGGCCAGCTCCGACATGCGGCTGGAAAGCACCTACGGCCCCTTCATGGGGCTGCAGTTCAACACCTCCTTCGAGCCGTTCAGCCATCCCGAGGTGCGCCGCGCCGTCGCCCATGCGGTGGATCGCAGCGTGATCGTGGCCACCGCCTTCGACGGCCTCGGCGCGCCGAACTACGGCCTCGCGATCCCCGAGGGCTACCCGGGCTACGATCCGGAAAAGGCCGATTTCTATACCCTCGACTACGATCTCGCCCGCGAGCTGCTGGCCGAGGCAGGCTATCCGGATGGGTTCACCGCGCGACTGGTCTCGACGTCGCAATACAGCTTCCACCAGAACACCGCGATCGCGGTGCAATCGGAGCTGGCCAAGATCGGCATCACCGTCACCCTCGACATGCCGGACTGGACCAACCGGATGGCCAAGGTCACCACCGCGGACTACGACTTCGCCATCATGGGCACGGTGGGCGAGATCACCGACCCCGACTGGCTGAGCCAGTTCTACTACGGCGGCGAGAACCTGGTGCGCACCACGAACGCGCCCTATTTCTCCGATCCCGAGATCGACGCGCTGCTGGACGAGGGCCGGGCGACGGTGGACGCGGACGAGCGCGCCGAGATCTATTCCCGCTTCGTCGACCGCGCGCTGGAGCTCGCGCCGATCATTTTCCTGAACTGGCGCGACCAGAGCTATGCGGTGAGCGAATCCGTATCGGGCTTCGTCAACATGCCGGCCTTCCTGACATTCCAGTCCGGCTTCTCGCTGGAGGATACGCAGATCGAATGATCCCCCCGCCGGCGCCTCCGGGCGCGGCTGCAATCGGACGGTTCTGGAGCCTCGCACTTTCAAGTTGGTGCATATCCAACAGCTTTGAAGTAGTTTTGACATTCCGTGGGAGAGAAGAGATCGCAGATGTCTCCGATTGCCTGCCATAGGGCGTCGATTGTTCGGATGGCTCCGGCCCGCAGATGTGCCTTGAGTTTGGCGAAGGCCATCTCGATGGGGTCGAGATCGGGACTATATGGCGGCAGGAACAGCATCCATGCGCCGCGCGCCTTGATAGCCGCTTGGGCCTTCGGGCTCGTGTGAGCGGCGAGATTGTCGAGGATGACGACGTCGCCCGCAGACAGTGTCGGGGAAAGTTGGGTCTCGACATAAGCCTCGGAGACGCGCCGGTTCATCGGCCGATCCACCACGACAGGTGCGGTGAGCCCGAAGCATCTGAGGCCGGCGATGAAGGTCTGGGTCTTCCAGTGACCGAACGGCGCTTTGGAGCGCAGCCGCTCGCCCCTGGGCAGCGGCCGTAGTGGCATGTCATCTTCGTGGTCGTGCCGGACTCGTCAATGAAGACCAGCCTATGCGGTTCAAGCCGCACCCTCGGTTGCCGCCCAGCCGTCCATTCCTGGCGCGCCTTCTTGACGTCGGGTCGATCTCGCTCGCTGGCCAGCAGCGTTTTTCCGCTAAACCCTCGCGCACTGGCCCGGGCTAATCCGCTTCCTCGACGACGGCACCCTCGAGCTCGACACCAACCCGGTCGAGAACCAGATCCGCCCGATCACGCTGACGCGGAAGAACGCCCTCTTCGCCGGCAACGAGGTCGGCGCCGAGAACTGGGCCATGCTCGCTTCGCTCGTTGCTACCTGCAAGATGTCCGGCGTGACCCCCGTCGACTATCTTGTCGAAACCCTCCGCCGTCCTCGACGGGCACCCCAAATCCTACATCGAACACCTCATGCCCTGGCGGCACCCACAGCCGTCGAGTCTGGCTGCACAGGCCACGTCATCGCGCTTACATGTGAGCGCGATGACGGGCATACAGGGGGCAGGGCACGAGGTGCCGGCCCAGGCCAACGCGCCTGAAACGTCCGCCATCATTCCGCGCCGCCAGAACGAAGCCGCCGCAAGCACCGCGCCCACAACCCCGTCAAAACAACAACGCATTCTTAAAGCCGAAGCCAGCAATAGCCCGGCTCTCCCCAAGCAGCGTTGAGACAGCGCGCCGATCCTGTGTCGAAACAGTTCCATGATGAGACGCACGTTGTGGCAGCCAATGACTACGGTTGCCGTTGAGTGCGGCCCGTGTGAAATAGAGGGTTATGAAAGCCCTGTCGATCGTAGCGCCCGGTGGCAGTCGCATTGCATCCGGCGACAAGACGCTGGAAGTGCGGCGTTGGAAACCCAACCTGCATGCCGATGAGGACTTGTTGATCGTCGAGAACCGCCGTTTCCTTCGAAACGATGGGGAGGAAGACGATGCGGGCATAGCCGTCGCTCTCGTCCGCGTTGCGAATGTTCGCCCATTCGTGCCGGACGATATGGTCGCAGCTTGCGGCAGCTCTTTCGAAGAGGGCTGGCTGGCATGGGAGCTGGTTGACGTCCGTCCGCTGTCCTCGACATTCAACGTGAAGGCAGCTCGTGGGATGTACGACATCGACTCGCCGTCCGATTTGCCGATACCCCTGTGATCGTCGAACGCCCGGCCGGATCATTGTCCACGCCGCGTCGCGAGACGATCGGACGCCCGGCATGGTCTGCTTCGCGAAGGTCCTGCGATGCGACGTCGTGGGCGGCCCCCTTCCGCAGGGCGTAGGAGCCCATCCGGGAGCCCGAGCGCGAGCACTGCGGTGAGGACGCGTTGCTGGCCGTCCTTGGTGAGCTAATGCGAGGCGGGGTGAGGCGTTGCCGGCCCTATGCGGTGCGGCTCGGGAGGGATTGGGTGGGGCGCCATCTTGATCGGCGAGGCGGCCGCGTTGTGCAGTGCGTTGTCGCAAGTCGGGGCAGGAACGTGTGCTGTCCCTGCGTCGCGTTCCATGATCTCCCGGAGAGGGGCGTGGCGAAGGTGGTGTGGAACGCATCTCTGCCGCACTATGGCACGCGAACATGCAAGATACATGAATCCTCTATCTTCCAAATCGCGCCGGATCATGTTTCCTGAGGGGGTTCGGCCATGGGAGGTGATCTGGGCATGTACCAAAGGGACTATCGCGATATCATAGGCGGAGGGCTTCTTCTGCTCACGGGGGCGTTGATCGCCTGGCAGGCCTCAACGGCGCTGGACCTTGGCACCGTGCGCCGCATGGGGCCGGGCCTGTTTCCCATGGCTGTGGGCGTGCTTCTGGCCGGCTTCGGTCTGGCCATCATGATTCCGGCCTTCTTCCGGCAGGGAACGCTCGATGCGGTGGAGATCCGCCCCACCCTCGCGGTGCTGGCGAGCGTGGGCGCCTTCGCGCTGACGATCCGGCCCTACGGCCTCCTACCGGCCATCGCGGCACTGGTCTTCGTGGCAATGCTCGCGGAAACGAGGTTCCGGCCCGTCGCGCTCGTCGGGTCGATCGTCTTCCTGTCCCTGCTCGCCTATCTGATCTTCCGCGTCGGGCTCGGCCTGCCGCTCGCCATGGTCCGGTGGCCGCACTGATGGACGTCTTCGGCACGCTTACCGGGAATATCGCGCTCGGCCTCAACACCGCCCTGTCGGCTTCCAACCTCTTCTATTGCTTTGTCGGCGTCTTCCTCGGCACGGTGATCGGCGTCATTCCCGGGCTCGGGGCCCTGGCGGCGATCTCGATGCTCTTCCCGATCACCTTCCATCTCGACCCCACGGCCGCGCTGATCATGCTGGCCGGCATCTGGTACGGCACCAGCTATGGTGGGAACACCGCCTCCATCCTCCTGAACATTCCCGGCACGCCCGCCAATGCGGTGACGTGCCTCGACGGCTATCCGATGACG containing:
- a CDS encoding ABC transporter permease, translating into MIRHFRSRPAVIASLAILACILLAAAFGPMIAPHDPLLINAQAINQGSSAAYLLGTDEFGRDILSRLLYGIRPTIVVATGATVLAAILGTALGIIGGYSTGWLGTLVMRGVDILLCFPPILFALLAVGFWQSGILSLTVVIGVVYAPQFARIAQSVTLQVARQDYIQAEQLMGARVPRIVFTGILPNILSVLMVQATLTMAEAILLESGLSFLGLGIVPPTPSWGQMIGTAQSYLSQNPMYLVWPAIFLAITVLAINIIGDSLRDHFDPRLRRD
- a CDS encoding ASCH domain-containing protein encodes the protein MKALSIVAPGGSRIASGDKTLEVRRWKPNLHADEDLLIVENRRFLRNDGEEDDAGIAVALVRVANVRPFVPDDMVAACGSSFEEGWLAWELVDVRPLSSTFNVKAARGMYDIDSPSDLPIPL
- a CDS encoding ABC transporter permease; protein product: MILWIVLRKLGIAAIQLFVIATFVFSIMYVMPGDPVILLLGAESNPTPEAVAAMRARLGLDQPVLTQYASWLGGVLQGDFGRSVRDGYPVIDTIRANLPRTLELAVAAVIVATLIGVPLGIAAALNRGKRLDVVLTSVSTVGISVPVYILGAMLILLFALQLDWLPSSGYMRIDRNPAEHFRRLILPALTLGFGLSASITRMTRSSVLDILDRDFVRTLRAKGTPERRIIWRHVLRNAAIPIVTIIGLQLGNLMGGTVLVEAMFNWPGLSTVLVEAVQSRNYPLVQGAILTIAGVYILINLAVELIYTLLDPRVRRRR
- a CDS encoding ABC transporter substrate-binding protein encodes the protein MRQIILAATTVLMGMAGPALADGGTLYFGLSAEPPTMDAHIQAGTAFRTVKLAIHRGLLNYGTDGELSQELAESYEVAPDAQTLTFHLREAFFHDGSPVTSADVKATFDRIMAPGSAASLRSQFEIVDSIETPDDRTVVITLNRPSVSFLHYLALPEAVILPAAWLEENLDNIASAAPVGAGPFRFVEWARGEELVIERFDDYYKEGKPYLDEVVYQFYTDENTRMNAIRTGDVDIVEYVPARDMASVEASSDMRLESTYGPFMGLQFNTSFEPFSHPEVRRAVAHAVDRSVIVATAFDGLGAPNYGLAIPEGYPGYDPEKADFYTLDYDLARELLAEAGYPDGFTARLVSTSQYSFHQNTAIAVQSELAKIGITVTLDMPDWTNRMAKVTTADYDFAIMGTVGEITDPDWLSQFYYGGENLVRTTNAPYFSDPEIDALLDEGRATVDADERAEIYSRFVDRALELAPIIFLNWRDQSYAVSESVSGFVNMPAFLTFQSGFSLEDTQIE
- a CDS encoding tripartite tricarboxylate transporter TctB family protein; translation: MYQRDYRDIIGGGLLLLTGALIAWQASTALDLGTVRRMGPGLFPMAVGVLLAGFGLAIMIPAFFRQGTLDAVEIRPTLAVLASVGAFALTIRPYGLLPAIAALVFVAMLAETRFRPVALVGSIVFLSLLAYLIFRVGLGLPLAMVRWPH